The following nucleotide sequence is from Apium graveolens cultivar Ventura chromosome 4, ASM990537v1, whole genome shotgun sequence.
gatgatatcatccacatagatttgaactaggatcatatcttcaccatgcttcttgtagaagagagtcttatcaatagtacctctggtaaaaccatgtttgagtagaaattctgacagtgtgtcataccaggctctaggtgcctgtttcagtccatatagagccttgagtaatttttaaacaaagttagggaattctggatcttcaaagccaggtggctgttgcacataaacttcttcttctagttcaccattaagaaaagcaccattgacatccatttgatacaccttgaaatttgagtgtgcagcaaatgccagaaaaattcttattgcttatagtcttgcaacaggagcaaaagtctcatcatagtcaattccctcttcttgtgagtagcctttagcaaccagccttgctttgtttctggtaataattccattttcatccattttgttcctgtacacccacttagttccaattatgcttctattctttggtgcaggaactaatttccaaacttttttctctcaaactgattcagctcctcctacatagcacatatccaatcagtatccaatagggcttcttcagttttcttgggctctacttgagatagaaaacatgcatgtaggcattcattagcagttgcacttctagttctcacaccagctgagggatcaccaataatagcttctactatatgactcatatcccattttctagtgtgtgtctgttgactagtgccttcatcattttcttcagtattaccatgactatCATTCCCATTCTCTCCTTCcccccccctgagtttgtgccatcaaattcaggtgtctgaagagagctttcatttccatgattttgttcagatgTTTCTTTatttgtcacttgttgtgtcacaacttcatcttcctcatcagaatcactatcaatggttagattttcaaatgcaagggcttcagcattatttttatcaaggcattccaagcctgaacacttgtcatcatcaaaagtcacatatgtgatttccataattttcttttgatcaatcacataaactttgtaggttgttctttccaatgaatatcccagaaaaattgcttcaaaaactttagagtcaaattttcccacatattcagagttgtctattagaatataacacttgcttccaaacacatgtagatgctttactgtaggcttcctgttagacatgattgagtaaggtgatttaccgtgagctttgttgatgagatatctgttttgagtgtagcatgcagtattaacagcctcttcccaaaaactagttggcaactgagcatcttgtagcaaagttctagcagcttcaaccaattttctatttttcctctcaactactccattctgttgaggtgttctagctgctgaaaattcttgaacaatgcctttgcttttgcagaattcacttaatgttgagtttctgaattctattccattatcactcctcaatcttttcacactaacttctCCTTCaacttgcttctcaattttcttgatgtgctcaattataatgtttggagtttcatctttagagtacatgaactcaacccaagtgtatcttgaaaaatcatcaaccatgacaagggcatatttgttccttgaaatggacaagacgtttattggcccaaacaagtccatgtgaataagttgcagaggtgcacttatagaattcacagattttgacttgtgacttgatcttttcatcttccctttctgacaagcttcacaaacttccagttgagcaaattccagactgggcatgtctctcacaagctccttcttgactaaggtgttgattactttgaaattcaagtgagatagcttcttatgccataatttgctttgctcttctgatgccttggtgtagaaacaacacacttcatccttatttgttgagtctaagtctgcaacaaacaagcttccctttcttactcctttagagcaatttcaccagtctttttgctaataaaagcacaatcttctttgttgaaaacaacttgaaaacctctgtctgcaaattgactgacacttaggagatttacttctaatccagcaactagtgttacatcttcaatgacaacatttccagaaacaatcttgtcatatcccattgtgaatcctttgctgttgtctccaaaggtcaccaaagggccagccatctcctcaaattatgatagcagggccttatcacctgtcatatgcctggaacatccactatcaatgatccatatgaccttctttcctttgccctgcacacaatgaggattaattttgtttagctacccaagctgtgttgggcattttcttcttgttaactgattttgcagaagtagaatgagaattttgagataaaatggaattcatagactgttgagcattttccctcTCAGATACAGAACCaatttttgattctatgagatcaattctcaatttgtggcaactcttcatcactttcatgttgcagggaatgcagtcaaacttgtcacagaatgaatagggatcattagccttagcttcattgtacttgcagactccttcaggtgaattgctaacagtctttttacaaagaCGAGTTAGGCGATTCATTaatccacaattctcacacctctttctaggagcatctgcaacataagcaaaattattgcttttatttatcccaatctttccatttctattcttctttttctttttgacatGTTCAGCTTTAgtctccttcacaggctccttagtttcttgattagCTTTTGGTGATtcagagatggaagactgagttgtctcatcatttttcttttccttgtcctcattaGCTATCTcatgtttgatgatcaactcttcttcactgaagttcacttcacatgccttgaacaaaggtgattcaactttcttcaaaataattggaacatcctcagtttcagttgattttcctttgtcactgacatacttctttttgttgttcaaaccctcatagtcaagaccaatggcaatgtttgcacatggcttgttcttttcatgatattggccaatcaaatcagaagcatttttgaaggatttcagcttcacttcattcttctccagcctttctctcaataccgcttcaatttcacttgcacactttaatttcttctttaagtatgcattttcttgcctagcaatatcaagctcaaccagcaacaattcagtctcttatttttcaccctcaagtttttcattgatctttttcaatctgctaacttcctcatttgcagcaaccatgcttgtatgaatgtggaacatttctgtgctcatcttttcaacagtgtccttatattgactcacatttaaatcaattgtggtaagagttaatacctgtgatttagatgatgaagagtctccttgctccaaggccatgagtgcatagtttccaacttcttcatcctcatcattatttgaatcatcccagctcttgccctcagcaatataagctttcccttgttgcttctttagaagaacatcatactttacttccaattcaagataggctttgtctttctttgccttcttgggtttcctaccttctatagcaaaatggcctaactcatcacagttaaagcaccttatgtttgatctatcaacagatccagttttgtagccatttttgctatcaggagtgtacttcccttttctttttcagctgctgtctttgttgaaggactgtcctttgctcttgaaaaatcttggtttcttcactctaatgttagagaattttctagccaagtaagtcATTGATttatctagctcatcaagttcatcaagagtgtagaactcatcttcttcatccaatttcagtatgacttgctctttagtgtcattgactattttctcacttgtagaaatttctggagtttgggatcattgctcatcattagaggtctggccatcattcacaatcagtgcacttgagccgtccagtacatatccttgaccaacccttaatgatttcttttgaatcatttcaagttcataagttttcagaaccccatagagcacttacaatgtgattctactcaaatcccttccttctctgattgcagagatcttttgttccaaatgatcagggaaagtaagcaagaatttcaaattcacttcttcgacatcataaaatttatcatgaagctgcaagtcatttatcagcttattaaacctttcaaacacatcagtaataccctcatttggtttagccataaaaccctcatactaagaaatcaatatccttttttgatttgacctaacctccccagttccttcacagagtatctcaatcttttcccagatctgtttagcagtgtcacagttgacaatgttattatacattacattgtcaagtgactcaattagtatcagttgcaaagcactgtctaaggaaactttctctctttcaggttcagtatactcagagggatccttgggagcataatgagctgaaataaccatgtctccatctgtggtttcctcaactctaaccacaggagtgaagggcccattcttgaggatatcaatgtaaagatgattggccattcttataaacaacaacattttctttttccataaagtgtagtcggccttatcaaagggaggaatcttgatactactgattttctgtgtattcatttttccaagatctaatctgtttactttcagattttgctctgataccacttgttaggtatgaatacaacacaggggggtgaatgtgttttggcttaaatatttgattttgatcgactttggttttagcagttggttgttgtcaatgatttagtagaatagatgttaaacataaataattatgcaaatatgtaaaacaaagatcttcaaaactcacttaattttatattaaaatcaagcagtgttttgctacaaaatctctaagttcttgttttagaacttagcttctttcttgagagagaatacttGATTTTCTTTCTTTATTGTTACatttaactagaggaccagtgttaactttataactcagttaactgctggtttacacagtggataataaacatgctattagcttttctaaactatcacttgtcctttctatttatagaaaagcaaatcttccattgCTGGCTTAGCATATCCTTAGCAACCCGTGTTTAccttaatcttcctctgtcagttaatctttgccattgatcttgcacatctctcaagctgctttttgtagacttgtcaatccagctgtgtgaattgtttgttgatttgcaaccttggatattgaattgttctgtaattctgtacttagagaaatttcttcacttcgagatctccaattaagctgtagagagctcgacatctcgataggcatgttggcttgtcgatatctctgaaacttcattgatatcttgacttatcgacaactctgagttctctagtgaattttggtttatcgataactcagagttctctaatggacttgggcttatcgataactcagagttctctaatgaatgtatacttgtcgatatctctgagttctcgaatgggtatctgacttatcgatatctccaatagcatttcctgagttctcgatagacaattcctgagttctcgataggtctttctgagttctcgaatgacttctctataatactaattatgtgacttgtagagatcttgacttagaatgtttttcaccaaacataattattcaactccaaacttcttcataattcttctgaggcatgaccttcttgatcttcttccagatagaattcttaggcttgacactgtttagggaaaaatgctccagtctgctccatttacattttacagacattaagtgttacaagtatgaattacagattaaggttacaatacaactaatcttagagttgtcagtatgacttagtcttgttatgatacaggcatgttttgcacaacaaaaatataaaaaaaaataagcAAACATGTCTTTCTAGTTGTATACAATTAGAAAAAAATAAGTAAAAATGCTTCTCTAATTATATTTTCATTGTAATATTTAAATTGAATACAACTAGAAAAGAATGTGAGGAtaatataaaaacaaaaaaattgATTAAAGTatgttattaaaaaaaataaaacaattttaaagatgAATACAACtagaaaaaaaatataagaaagacaaaaaaaagaaataagaattgacaaaagTATGTTAACTAGAGTTAAGCATTAATAAGGTAACAGTAGGGGTGATCACGGTTCAGGTTAAACCGCATAATTCGCATAAACCGAATCGATATTAAGCCGATCCAAACTGAAACCGAAATGTGGTTTGCGGGTACAGTTCAACTATTTTAAAAATCCGTGGCTTATGGGCTGGTTTTGGTTTGACCTAAAACCAACCCGCTTCCGATCCGAACcgcattaatatatatatatataacataaaaCAATTATATTCTATAATCGGTAACTAAAATTGTGTATTGTGTATTGCTTTTCTTTAAAAATAATGCTGATGAATTTTTTATTACTTTTacattgaacatttattattgtAACTAATTAATCAACATGTTATTAGACATTAGTCATTTGCAACTAATACGAATGAATGATATACTTTACTGCGAtagaataaataaatatattattacttATTTAAATTGTAAGAAAGAAAGTTTAGATATAAGAAATGTTGCtcagaaaaaaagaaaataaaaaatgttACTTTATTTCCCCGTTCACTTATAATAAATGTCTTAAACCGTCAAAATCCGCTAAACCAAACCGAATAAAACCGAACCGAGTGATTTGGTTTTATTGGGTTATGAGGTGTGATTTGGTTTGAATTTTTTCAAAACCGCAATTATGCGGTTTGATTCCGGTTTATATGCATataaaccgaaccaaaccgaaccGCGATCACCCCTAGGTAACAGTGTTATTTTTAATCTAAAAAGAGAAAAATAACTAGTTTTTGTTGGAACCCGTAAAAAATAAACCGACACTAATTAAGTATCATGGAAAAGTGAAAATTTATAAGTCTTAGCGTGTCGCACAATAAAAAAACCCGTTAatattttactatttttttaacCTCCAGTTTACTTGGTTTTACTCACATATACAAACAACTAAGGGTGTACATGGATCGGGTTGGGCGGGTTGGGAGAATTTAGCAACCCAACCCAATTAGttcgggttttcaaaatttcaacccaacccaaaccgtttaaatttgtaacccaaaccaatttgtatacttcggtttggttcggtttggatcggtttcatcggtttattaaatatacaaaattaatataaaaaattataataaaatataaggTTTCAAAGTTTAAAACACTTAAAAATAGTTCAAAAACTAGAGTTTTAAGAGGTTCAGCAATTAAGAGCCGCCTCCCTTCTTTCATCATATATGTTAGGGTTTGTCtattttcaagtaaatcgaggGGCTTCCACTGGTTTTCTCCGGTGGAAAGCCCCAACCCCTTCATTCTCTGTTATTCTCGTTTATTTTCTTTCAATAAAACcaattttttgggtgtttgtgtgtctctcctCTTGGAGTGTGTGTTTTGTCTCTCCTTTTAGAGTGTTGGTTATGTTTTTATTTAGTCATGCTTGGGTTTATCTGGTGATGGATCTGTTGATGacgaatttattgatatttttggtgatctgcAAAGCCTGCATCGGATCTGGGACGGTGgtgattattgcaagagctcacctttcacaactaaagattgttcatctttcatgggtttacactttcggcatgtctatagctggtatacggcatgtagatagctggggtgccttcggcatgtctatagctggtgtccggcatGTTGATAGTTGGGTGCCGCTTCTTCAATCTCATTTTATACGATTGGTGTTTCTGAACACTGGGCTAACCATAgtttttatgtgatatggtcaattgcgatgttgctattttcagagatgctgctgcaatttggatcgcttgggatgtttttgatttcgtttttaatttcaagaatttttaaattctatgtgttaaacgatcaggaaacaaatcatctaattgtttttagtatgttatttgttttatcacctggttgtatcgacagttgggggtttgtcccgactgtactatattcaatttaatgagaactttctgcatttgtcaaaaaaaaatagttcaaaacaatattacaatcctccatattgaatagtcttaagcatctaattttcgacatcaaaagtactaataatattgctTACGCTTTAAATATTGGAATGAATCATAATTGCAAAAAATATAACACTAATTAAACATCTATTGTTGTTACGAAATGAACTGAACACGGAGGTTATAAGTTACATTTAGAGTTAGAGATATATGGATCTACGTAAATGACCTAAACATAATTTTGGATTAACTTATTAGCatttacatatatattttaatcgggttgggttggattggtttaaaattattgaaaaccatatccaacccaattaaatcgggttgacattttttcaacccaacTATATATCGGGTTGAAAAAAATCGGTTTGATTCGGCCGAAATAGGGTCGGTTCGGTTTGAATTGGTCGGGTTAGCCAAACCGTGTACAGCGGTACAAACAACATATATCAATTGGGGGTTTACACAAAACACTACACTCTGAGCATCCCTTTACAATACCTAACCGGGAAAATGTGGAAAAGGCGAAAGAGCAACGCCGACGGCGACGCTCCGGCGAAGAAGTACCAGAAGAAAAGTTACGGAAACGAATCTAACGATAACGATGCTGAGTCTGTTGTCGTCTGTGAGGTATCTACAATTGTCGTCATATTCATCTCGCCTTATTTTAACATATACTTAAATTAATTTTGTTATGcacattttttatatttatataattttgttATAGATTGCGCATAACAAGAGAGTTTCTGTTAGAAGCTTTAATGGAAAAGTCATGGTTGATATTCGTGAGACTTATGTTAATGATGCTGGCGAGAAATGTCCTGGTAAAAAAGGTATGTGTGTGGGTCTTTTGTTCGATTTTTCGATTTTGCTCCGGTGTTTGATGTCTAGGGTTTATTTAGGTCCGTGTTTGATGTCTAGGGTTTATTAGGCTCAGTTAGTTATGTTGTATGGATTAGAATAAGTTATCGATGATGATTCAGTTGATCTATTTGTTCGTAATTTGCAAGTAATTGCAGTTTACGATGTTACTGGTTGTTATGTTAGAGGATGATTATGAGACTTTTTCGTGCTGAGAATGATTTGTATTTGTTTGTTTCTGGTATGTAAGTGTTGTATCTGCAGCAAACAGGAAATGATATAATTTAGATTGTAGAAAGGCCAGAGGCAATTTTCGCCGTAATTTTTTTTTGGATTTGGACATCGTCTGGTCTGTATTGGTCTGGTTCTTACATTGAACACTTTAGGGGTTTTACTGAAATTTTCACGAGTGCTGACATGTCTTGTTTGGTTTTAGTCACAGCGATGGTGGAAAGTGTACTTATTTTAATTCAAACATGTCTTGTCTTGTTTTGTTTTAGTTACAGCAGTGATGGAAAGGGTACTTATTTTAAACTTTTATGCTGCAGGTTACAGAATAAATAAAGATACGTTTTAGGTATAATAATAATAGAAAACTCTTGTCTTCAGcgattttaatttcaaaaaattaatataatagaCACCGAGTGTTTTTTTCTTAATGTAAGCGTGTGTACCGCTAAAAACTGAGAAGTGAAATAAATTGGGACAGAGTCATTGAGGATTATACGTTTTTAGATTACTATGCTTATCTGGTCTCCTTGTGCGGAGGACTTGTACCGAGAGTTTTATCTCTAGTGATCAGTTGAGTAGGTATTGATGGAGTGAGACAGGAATAGAATAGAAATTTGTAAACATTATTAATAGGAGAAAGGATACATGGGGGCCAGTAATAAGTACAGATCCAATATAATGTGTTTTTGAAGAAAATGAGTAAGAAGTATGAATTAGCATTTTTATACCCAAATTGCTGTCTTAAAGCT
It contains:
- the LOC141720925 gene encoding RNA polymerase II transcriptional coactivator KIWI-like; this translates as MWKRRKSNADGDAPAKKYQKKSYGNESNDNDAESVVVCEIAHNKRVSVRSFNGKVMVDIRETYVNDAGEKCPGKKGITLPLDQWNILREHVDEIDKVVTENM